From Woronichinia naegeliana WA131, the proteins below share one genomic window:
- a CDS encoding M4 family metallopeptidase, which yields MKAFNNALGSQGVYTAEWQISNFSDSSQLEGENESTVGGTGSSAPSNSSFSNRLVVISTSLPVNSLYPSSLGQFVSETNTGIDSGNQSQGLASLSSVTKLAIAGTNIGNQIVQQVQNSHPGLAQIVQGTQGNYATWLSFDPHNAPDFNHQVVLVNAAQGVGYSAAFKELSKESDSLGFEHIRYQQQINGIDVENAVYIVHLRNNKLISQNGNWVEQTPANLATQATLNEKNALNLALSFVGAKSYKWQSAEEEAFIKAESGDAKATFKPQGELVYYSGAESLNGSGLRLAYKFDIYAQEPASRQYVYVDALDGKILGKNEIFNTANSLGQAVSNGQLLGINRGSGSLNAIGTAATAYSGTQTITTDKVSNTSYRLRETSSIVEGSKTFTKKIETYNLNQTTRYAQAKDFTDSDNIWNASSSTNPKDQYALDAHFGAEKTYDFYKNNFNRDSIDNAGFALKSYVHYSKNYFNAFWDGTRMTYGDGNASNGNKPLTSLDVCGHEITHGLTEKTANLTYSYESGALNEGFSDIFGTAIEAYARPTNWNWTLGEDFNYVIRDMANPKTYANPDTYKGTYWYSGSGDSGGVHTNSGVLNYWFALLTEGSGSGVMHPTLDIDGTVDTNDKGYKFSVQGLGLDKAQAIAYRTLTTYLVPTSQYADARFYSLQAAKDLQTYKYVASTPTITANDLVQLKYAWNAVGVGGGTSAGYKESFTGTSASETVQGGQLGDILRGVDVAASDRGTNKIDTLIGNGSSLTGLSDADTFCLGDNLGTYYTGGNNADYARLMDFSATTDLLKLNAASTYFMQNALTPSKVELYLGSNATGDLVGIFENNSLSNFFAGSNTGISFSSSANTPSWATFA from the coding sequence TTGAAAGCTTTCAATAACGCCTTAGGAAGTCAAGGAGTTTATACAGCAGAATGGCAAATTAGTAATTTTAGTGATTCTTCCCAGCTTGAGGGAGAAAACGAAAGTACTGTTGGTGGAACTGGATCTTCTGCCCCTAGCAACTCTTCTTTCTCCAATCGTTTGGTGGTTATCTCCACTTCCTTGCCGGTAAATTCTCTCTATCCATCAAGTCTTGGGCAGTTTGTTAGTGAAACGAATACAGGAATAGACTCAGGAAATCAGTCCCAGGGATTGGCCTCTCTATCCAGCGTTACTAAATTAGCGATCGCCGGAACAAATATTGGTAATCAAATCGTTCAGCAAGTTCAAAATTCCCATCCTGGTTTAGCCCAGATTGTCCAGGGAACCCAGGGAAACTATGCCACCTGGTTAAGCTTTGATCCCCATAACGCCCCAGATTTTAACCATCAAGTGGTTTTAGTTAATGCGGCCCAAGGGGTTGGCTATTCTGCTGCCTTCAAAGAGTTATCGAAAGAAAGTGACAGTTTAGGATTTGAACATATTCGCTATCAACAACAGATCAATGGTATCGATGTTGAAAATGCTGTTTATATTGTCCATCTCCGCAACAATAAACTGATTAGTCAAAATGGCAACTGGGTAGAACAAACTCCCGCTAATTTAGCGACCCAGGCAACCTTGAATGAGAAGAATGCCCTAAATTTAGCTTTGTCTTTTGTCGGAGCCAAATCCTATAAATGGCAATCGGCCGAGGAAGAGGCTTTTATTAAAGCAGAATCGGGAGATGCGAAGGCGACCTTTAAACCCCAAGGAGAATTAGTCTATTACTCTGGTGCTGAGAGCTTGAACGGTAGTGGCTTACGGTTAGCCTATAAATTTGACATTTATGCCCAGGAACCTGCTAGTCGTCAGTATGTGTATGTTGATGCCCTAGATGGCAAAATTCTCGGTAAAAACGAAATCTTTAACACGGCCAATAGCTTAGGGCAAGCGGTCTCGAATGGTCAGCTATTGGGGATTAACCGAGGCTCCGGCTCTTTAAATGCGATCGGTACAGCCGCAACGGCCTATAGTGGCACTCAAACCATTACCACAGACAAAGTTTCTAATACCAGTTACCGTCTGCGGGAAACCAGTTCTATCGTTGAGGGCAGTAAGACTTTTACGAAGAAGATTGAAACCTATAATCTTAATCAAACAACCCGTTATGCTCAGGCAAAAGATTTCACTGATTCTGACAATATTTGGAATGCTTCTAGTTCCACTAATCCCAAAGACCAATACGCGCTAGATGCTCACTTTGGGGCGGAAAAAACCTATGACTTTTATAAAAATAATTTCAATCGCGATAGCATTGATAATGCCGGTTTTGCCCTAAAAAGCTACGTTCATTACAGCAAAAATTATTTCAATGCTTTCTGGGATGGCACCCGGATGACCTACGGTGATGGCAATGCCAGTAATGGCAACAAACCGTTAACCTCTCTTGATGTGTGCGGTCACGAAATTACGCATGGTCTGACGGAAAAAACGGCTAATCTCACTTATAGTTATGAATCCGGTGCGCTGAATGAGGGGTTTAGCGATATCTTTGGGACTGCGATTGAAGCCTATGCTCGTCCGACGAATTGGAATTGGACTTTAGGCGAAGATTTTAATTATGTGATACGGGATATGGCTAACCCGAAAACCTATGCTAATCCTGACACCTATAAAGGAACCTACTGGTATTCAGGTTCAGGAGACAGTGGTGGAGTCCATACCAATAGTGGCGTTCTCAATTATTGGTTTGCCTTGTTAACGGAAGGCAGTGGTTCTGGTGTGATGCACCCCACCCTGGATATTGACGGTACGGTGGATACTAATGACAAGGGTTATAAGTTTAGTGTGCAGGGGCTAGGACTGGATAAAGCCCAGGCGATCGCTTACCGAACCCTAACGACTTACCTAGTTCCCACCTCCCAATATGCGGATGCCCGCTTCTATTCTTTGCAAGCGGCGAAAGACTTACAAACCTATAAATATGTGGCTTCAACCCCGACTATCACTGCCAATGATTTAGTGCAACTTAAATATGCTTGGAATGCTGTAGGTGTTGGGGGTGGAACCTCTGCTGGTTATAAAGAAAGTTTTACGGGCACATCGGCCAGTGAGACAGTTCAGGGCGGACAACTTGGCGATATTCTGAGGGGTGTGGATGTTGCAGCCAGCGATCGCGGTACCAACAAAATTGACACCCTTATTGGTAATGGCTCTAGTTTAACGGGTCTGAGCGATGCGGATACTTTCTGTCTAGGAGATAACCTAGGAACCTATTACACTGGCGGCAATAATGCCGATTATGCCCGGTTGATGGACTTTAGTGCGACAACGGATTTACTCAAGCTCAATGCTGCATCCACCTATTTTATGCAAAATGCCCTTACTCCCTCCAAGGTAGAACTGTATTTAGGCAGTAACGCCACCGGCGATCTGGTCGGTATCTTTGAAAATAACAGCTTGTCTAACTTCTTCGCCGGCTCAAATACAGGTATCTCGTTTAGTTCGTCAGCAAACACCCCTAGTTGGGCGACTTTTGCTTAA
- a CDS encoding type II toxin-antitoxin system RelE/ParE family toxin, producing the protein MESRIQVKLLETDEGKIPFLEWYASLRDKVTKLRIRGRLDRLELGNFGDTQSVGDGVYELRLHFGSGYRVYFTRVEDYLVILIGGGDKNSQQRDITKAQEIWKRYKNETDRYARDFRQ; encoded by the coding sequence ATGGAATCTCGCATTCAAGTTAAACTATTGGAAACCGATGAGGGAAAAATACCTTTTTTAGAGTGGTATGCTTCTCTGCGGGACAAAGTAACTAAGTTGCGAATCAGGGGACGTTTAGACCGATTGGAACTTGGCAACTTTGGTGATACTCAGTCTGTTGGGGACGGGGTGTATGAACTGCGATTACATTTTGGCTCAGGTTATCGAGTTTACTTTACCCGTGTAGAAGATTATCTGGTTATTCTGATTGGTGGTGGTGACAAAAACAGCCAACAACGGGATATTACAAAGGCTCAAGAAATTTGGAAGAGGTACAAAAATGAAACTGATAGATATGCACGAGATTTTAGACAGTGA
- a CDS encoding tetratricopeptide repeat protein produces MPRSVSIHPDRKQTVEDALKRNGFLTQGDFAVNIEIALSTVSKFFNGKSVYISKFELICEALGLDKQEIQRPLESSQDKAVKETLEIIPTLYNPEKWVGRSQLIEMLLNQFQQNTRIVWLTGLSGIGKTTLGECIAVKDWESDPSFQWLHIEISASQLPDFATGAREILSQLGEKELDPQEMNDPKRLSDRLLKKLQSSFYWFQIDAIEKLIEANEFIDSYWLTFLESCLNTNHFSSRLLLTSQVLPNSLINWCDRFSNIWHQETLKGLANDESEQYFAKNGIVISEFNQDILNRIGQTYEGHPLVLQVITGEILQVYQGDVTAYWQVNQTEFEQVSRELKSSRLTETDYNEQLARRVRERVKKSLEQLPEKAITLLCRSAVYRRPVLKKFWLGLITEYSPKEQLEAYRVLGDRALIETERNLIRLHNLVRDIAYDWLREDESIWKAAEVKAAELWLNKYPMTGNGDNFEKVQAYVDAAYHYYAVKDYQKIRSMVIGDGWGILIQLWGYSKEIILIYSFLINKVSEETDLICFKALGNATHELGDYEIAKNWYHKSLDIALKINDKFEQGEILNNIANCWKNTRNYDQAIKIYFHSLEIARKQKKQSLIARVLGNIGNIYNENGNHILAIKFYRQSLVILEKLISKEPIAIHQYSIEMGNLGNAYYWSGDYKNAMEYQLIHLDMSRKLGDKQGENRSLGRLGRIHHSMGNNSKAIKHLHESLSISQDIGDRKSEKEAWGELTNIFISEENYLQALRCSQSRLNIISEMGDLLNEAENLLQIGSIYEIMKNYERAEENYLLAQNIFHIKEIYEGQILSLFNLGRTQFNKGKYENAINYYQKCLAISKNIKWHLYELTTLGLLGLSNQHLGNINKAEEFFLEYLYFAQKTNDYIGQSGGHSNLARLYTSVSNYQKAIFHLSCQLNIAKNQKDKSGEMSAISGLALVNKKAGNFLEALNFLFLLLQYNNENSEKKAIILLEISEIYYSTKKPKFARQNCEQALQIATELGIPLAQECQELLSKIEEEAMNDQEN; encoded by the coding sequence ATGCCTCGTTCTGTTAGTATTCATCCAGATCGCAAGCAAACTGTAGAAGATGCTTTAAAGCGTAATGGCTTTTTAACACAAGGAGATTTTGCGGTTAATATAGAAATTGCATTATCAACGGTTAGCAAATTTTTTAACGGAAAAAGTGTTTATATTTCAAAATTTGAATTGATTTGTGAGGCGTTGGGTTTAGATAAACAAGAAATTCAAAGACCTTTAGAATCTAGTCAGGATAAAGCCGTAAAAGAGACTTTGGAAATTATTCCGACTTTATATAATCCTGAAAAATGGGTAGGCCGATCGCAACTTATTGAGATGTTATTAAATCAATTTCAGCAAAACACTCGTATTGTTTGGTTAACGGGACTTTCGGGTATCGGTAAAACGACATTAGGAGAATGTATAGCAGTTAAGGATTGGGAAAGTGATCCGTCTTTTCAGTGGTTACATATAGAAATTTCGGCCAGTCAATTGCCTGATTTTGCTACAGGAGCGAGAGAAATTCTCAGTCAGTTAGGCGAAAAAGAGTTAGACCCGCAGGAAATGAATGATCCGAAACGGTTAAGCGATCGCTTATTGAAAAAATTACAATCTTCGTTTTATTGGTTCCAAATTGATGCAATTGAAAAGTTAATTGAAGCGAATGAATTTATTGATAGTTATTGGTTAACTTTTTTAGAAAGTTGTTTAAATACAAATCATTTTTCTAGTCGTTTATTATTGACCTCGCAAGTTTTACCCAATAGTCTAATTAATTGGTGCGATCGCTTTTCTAATATTTGGCATCAAGAAACGTTAAAAGGGTTAGCAAATGACGAATCTGAACAATATTTTGCTAAAAATGGCATTGTAATTAGTGAGTTTAATCAAGATATTCTCAATCGCATCGGTCAAACCTACGAAGGTCATCCTCTGGTTTTGCAAGTAATTACAGGGGAAATTTTACAGGTTTATCAGGGAGATGTAACGGCTTATTGGCAAGTTAATCAAACAGAGTTTGAGCAGGTTTCACGGGAGTTAAAGTCATCTCGTTTAACGGAAACTGACTATAATGAGCAATTAGCCCGTCGAGTTAGGGAAAGAGTCAAAAAATCTTTAGAACAATTACCTGAAAAAGCGATCACGTTATTATGTCGCAGTGCGGTTTATCGTCGTCCAGTTCTTAAAAAGTTTTGGTTAGGGTTAATCACGGAATATTCTCCTAAAGAGCAATTAGAAGCTTATCGAGTTTTAGGCGATCGGGCTTTAATTGAAACAGAACGCAATCTAATTCGGTTGCATAATTTGGTGCGGGATATTGCCTATGATTGGTTACGCGAAGATGAGTCTATTTGGAAAGCAGCAGAGGTTAAAGCGGCGGAGTTATGGCTTAATAAATATCCAATGACTGGGAACGGAGATAACTTTGAAAAGGTACAAGCTTATGTTGATGCTGCTTATCATTATTACGCGGTCAAAGACTATCAAAAAATCCGCTCAATGGTTATTGGAGATGGTTGGGGAATACTAATTCAACTGTGGGGCTATTCAAAAGAGATAATCTTAATTTACTCGTTTCTGATTAATAAAGTTAGCGAAGAAACAGATTTAATTTGTTTTAAGGCTTTAGGTAATGCAACTCATGAATTAGGAGATTATGAAATCGCAAAAAACTGGTATCATAAAAGCTTAGACATTGCTTTAAAAATAAACGACAAATTTGAACAAGGAGAAATTCTAAATAATATAGCAAATTGTTGGAAAAATACACGAAACTATGATCAAGCTATTAAAATTTATTTTCATAGTTTGGAGATTGCACGTAAACAAAAAAAGCAGTCATTAATTGCCAGAGTTTTAGGTAATATTGGTAACATTTACAATGAAAATGGTAATCATATTTTAGCTATAAAATTTTACAGACAATCACTAGTTATTCTTGAAAAATTAATAAGCAAAGAACCAATAGCTATACATCAATATAGTATAGAAATGGGAAATTTGGGTAATGCTTATTACTGGAGTGGTGATTACAAAAATGCAATGGAATATCAATTAATCCATTTAGATATGTCTCGTAAACTTGGAGATAAACAAGGTGAAAATCGTTCATTAGGAAGACTAGGACGAATTCATCACTCAATGGGCAATAATTCAAAAGCGATCAAGCATCTTCATGAATCGTTATCTATCTCTCAAGATATTGGTGATCGTAAATCCGAAAAAGAAGCATGGGGAGAGTTGACAAATATTTTTATTTCAGAAGAGAATTATTTACAGGCTTTACGGTGTTCACAGTCCAGATTAAATATTATTAGCGAAATGGGAGATTTGCTAAATGAAGCGGAAAATTTACTACAAATAGGAAGTATTTACGAAATAATGAAAAACTACGAGAGGGCCGAAGAGAATTATCTTTTAGCTCAAAATATTTTTCATATTAAAGAAATTTATGAAGGGCAAATTCTGTCTTTATTTAATTTAGGCAGAACTCAATTTAATAAGGGTAAATACGAAAATGCGATTAATTATTATCAGAAGTGTTTGGCAATATCAAAAAATATTAAATGGCATCTTTATGAATTGACCACACTAGGTTTATTGGGATTATCTAATCAGCATTTAGGTAATATTAATAAAGCAGAAGAATTTTTTTTAGAATATCTATATTTTGCTCAAAAAACTAATGATTATATCGGTCAATCTGGCGGCCATTCTAATTTGGCAAGATTATACACATCTGTATCTAATTATCAAAAAGCTATTTTTCATTTGTCGTGTCAACTCAATATAGCCAAAAATCAAAAAGATAAATCGGGTGAAATGTCAGCTATTTCTGGTTTGGCATTGGTAAACAAAAAAGCTGGTAATTTTTTAGAGGCTTTAAATTTTTTATTCTTATTATTGCAATATAATAATGAAAATAGTGAAAAAAAAGCCATTATTTTATTAGAAATTTCCGAAATTTATTATTCTACAAAAAAACCTAAATTTGCACGACAAAATTGCGAACAAGCTCTACAAATTGCGACAGAATTAGGTATTCCCTTAGCTCAAGAATGCCAAGAATTATTATCAAAAATTGAGGAGGAAGCCATGAATGACCAAGAAAATTAG
- a CDS encoding type II toxin-antitoxin system HicA family toxin, which translates to MTKKIRELKSLLKKAGFTVQPAKGSHSKWTHPKLSQSIIIAGKDGSDARSYLEKQVMDALKKLNQEDN; encoded by the coding sequence ATGACCAAGAAAATTAGAGAACTTAAAAGTCTGCTCAAAAAAGCTGGCTTTACCGTTCAACCTGCAAAAGGAAGCCACAGCAAATGGACACATCCTAAACTTTCCCAATCCATCATTATTGCTGGTAAAGATGGCAGCGATGCCCGATCCTATCTAGAAAAACAAGTCATGGATGCCCTAAAGAAACTTAATCAAGAGGATAATTAA
- a CDS encoding type II toxin-antitoxin system HicB family antitoxin, translated as MKYSITIQWSEEDNCFVVFLPEFEDVMQPVTHGDTYEEALKNAQEVLELLIESALNNNENLPKPNIFDQLLQLA; from the coding sequence ATGAAATATAGCATCACAATCCAATGGTCAGAAGAAGATAACTGTTTTGTTGTCTTTTTGCCTGAATTTGAAGACGTTATGCAACCCGTTACTCATGGTGATACCTACGAAGAAGCCTTAAAAAATGCTCAAGAAGTTTTAGAGCTATTAATTGAATCGGCTTTAAATAATAACGAAAACTTACCCAAGCCGAATATATTTGATCAGTTATTGCAACTTGCCTAA
- a CDS encoding anthranilate synthase component I: protein MTEFPWHWRSVPLQERKASQIFAQLFGRDAIATLLESPYPTPLDYPYLARYSLCAGPPRRIAGQLQLWTPPIGSIFPQLKQFLCAPNLHPSTPSHLPFQGGWLGWLGYDAAWEIETLPYQKADQLPFPVAYWYEPENFAVLDHQEQILWLATTNPQDGDRLIEQLNHFSHSTQNSPPSENTDSPKISAPLVFETEQSQYEAMVLRAKEYIRQGDIFQANLSLRFHTQITADSWQVYQRLQQINPSPFASYWRSPWGEVVSCSPERLVQLTGKQAQTRPIAGTRPRGMSPQEEARLCQELRSNLKERAEHIMLVDLERNDLGRVCVWGTVKVDELLAIERYSHVIHLVSNVSGTLQPNQDGVDLLRALFPGGTITGCPKVRCLEIIEELEPVRRSLFYGSCGYLDQRGNLDLNILIRTLLFTDTQIIGQVGAGIVADSEPTQEWQESLQKAKAQWSAL, encoded by the coding sequence ATGACGGAGTTTCCTTGGCACTGGCGGTCTGTTCCCCTACAAGAGCGCAAAGCCTCCCAAATTTTTGCCCAACTGTTTGGCCGCGATGCCATTGCCACCTTATTGGAAAGTCCCTATCCGACTCCCCTGGACTATCCTTATCTAGCCAGGTATTCCCTTTGTGCTGGGCCACCTCGACGCATAGCTGGTCAACTGCAACTCTGGACACCGCCCATTGGCTCCATTTTTCCGCAATTAAAACAATTTCTCTGTGCCCCCAATCTCCATCCTTCCACCCCCTCCCATCTTCCCTTTCAAGGCGGTTGGTTAGGTTGGTTAGGTTATGATGCGGCCTGGGAAATTGAGACTCTCCCCTATCAAAAAGCTGATCAGCTTCCCTTTCCCGTTGCCTATTGGTACGAACCTGAAAATTTTGCGGTGCTAGATCATCAAGAACAAATTCTTTGGTTAGCAACCACTAATCCTCAGGATGGCGATCGCCTGATTGAGCAATTAAATCATTTTTCTCATTCAACACAAAATTCCCCCCCATCAGAAAATACTGATTCTCCCAAAATTTCGGCTCCTTTAGTTTTTGAAACTGAGCAAAGTCAATACGAAGCAATGGTCTTACGGGCTAAGGAATATATTCGTCAAGGTGATATTTTTCAAGCCAATCTTTCCCTCCGTTTTCATACCCAAATTACCGCCGACAGTTGGCAAGTTTATCAACGCCTACAGCAGATTAATCCTTCTCCTTTTGCCAGTTATTGGCGATCGCCCTGGGGTGAAGTGGTCAGTTGTTCCCCAGAAAGATTAGTGCAATTAACAGGCAAACAGGCCCAAACCCGACCGATCGCCGGTACTCGTCCGAGGGGAATGTCGCCCCAGGAAGAGGCCAGACTTTGCCAAGAATTACGCAGCAATTTGAAAGAAAGGGCAGAGCATATCATGTTGGTTGATCTAGAACGCAATGATCTTGGACGGGTCTGTGTTTGGGGAACAGTGAAGGTAGATGAACTTTTAGCCATTGAACGCTATAGCCATGTGATCCATTTGGTTAGTAATGTCAGTGGAACCTTGCAACCGAATCAGGATGGTGTCGATTTGCTCCGCGCTCTTTTTCCTGGTGGTACAATTACAGGCTGTCCCAAGGTACGCTGTTTGGAAATCATTGAGGAACTAGAACCGGTACGACGTAGTTTATTCTATGGTTCCTGTGGTTATCTCGATCAACGAGGTAATTTAGATCTCAATATTCTCATTCGGACGCTGTTATTCACCGATACCCAAATCATTGGACAAGTGGGCGCAGGCATTGTGGCAGATAGTGAGCCAACCCAGGAATGGCAAGAATCTTTACAAAAAGCCAAGGCTCAATGGTCGGCGTTGTAG
- a CDS encoding CbiQ family ECF transporter T component — MDLLRSLPIGLYLEKPITWLHRLDPRVKLAWLMTFLIAPLLANPIWRVGLTLLLVLINFSAGIPWRAWKQQIGWLFFICGMVFILTTFSPDGFAMTSQARLPDAASLPPVSDYHYVLFEKGRFLVTRRSLELGIRTSTLVFTLIYSTNLFLLTTAPEEITCALEELMQPLERFNLPITEISLTLTLALRFIPLVLEEIQNLIRSIRTRAINWKQLGLKRSFRIWILVIERLLENLLLRAEQIAIAMEVRGFTTPEQHRVQWHQLKFLRWDWLALAALLPFWFARVLIGGSP, encoded by the coding sequence ATGGATTTACTGCGATCGCTGCCGATCGGACTCTATCTAGAAAAACCGATTACCTGGTTGCATCGTCTAGATCCGAGGGTTAAGTTAGCTTGGTTAATGACTTTTTTGATCGCACCCCTGTTGGCCAATCCTATCTGGCGAGTCGGGCTGACCTTATTATTGGTACTGATCAACTTTTCGGCAGGTATTCCTTGGCGGGCTTGGAAACAGCAAATCGGCTGGTTATTTTTTATCTGTGGCATGGTTTTTATCCTAACCACCTTTAGTCCCGATGGTTTTGCGATGACCTCCCAAGCTCGTTTACCCGATGCGGCTAGTTTGCCCCCTGTTTCGGATTACCACTATGTTTTGTTTGAAAAGGGCCGATTTTTAGTGACGCGGCGATCGCTGGAATTGGGTATTCGCACTAGCACCCTGGTTTTTACTCTCATTTACAGTACTAATTTATTTTTACTGACCACAGCACCAGAGGAAATCACCTGCGCTCTAGAAGAATTAATGCAGCCCTTAGAGCGTTTTAATTTACCGATCACAGAAATTTCCCTGACCTTAACCCTGGCTTTGCGGTTTATTCCCTTAGTGTTGGAAGAAATTCAAAACTTGATCCGTTCCATTCGGACTAGGGCTATTAACTGGAAACAATTGGGGCTGAAACGTAGTTTTCGGATTTGGATTTTGGTGATTGAACGTTTGTTGGAAAATTTACTGTTGCGGGCTGAACAAATTGCGATCGCCATGGAAGTGCGAGGTTTTACGACTCCTGAGCAACATCGAGTCCAGTGGCACCAACTCAAATTTTTACGCTGGGATTGGTTGGCCCTCGCGGCATTACTTCCTTTCTGGTTCGCTAGGGTTCTGATCGGAGGCAGTCCCTAA
- a CDS encoding peptidylprolyl isomerase, with protein sequence MEMLRKNLEIMAKNWLKIGIMTVLISVWSLSLATAVWSVDLTSPMLLGFLAQGNAITDPNAILRYALPIENPTVRKIQASLEDIAYQLRSKRWSAIAKDIKDANYELNLRSAKILVSIPADRHNQAEVLLASIKDQVGQLQEAVAAKDKEQVAKLRDVALEEIGNLEMLMVQGFPYEVPADYVNLPQLKGRATVAMETTQGPLTIIVDGYSAPVSGGNFIDLVQRGFYDGLPFIQTEDNFVVQTGDPDGPEVGFIDPQTKAYRAIPLEVLVKSEPLPIYEMTLEDAGLYLPELALPFNAFGAVALARPDQDPNGGSSQFFFFKFDSELTPPGFNLMDGRYSVFGYVVKGKETLEKLSEKDKVISAKVIAGSENLVQPQA encoded by the coding sequence ATGGAAATGCTAAGGAAAAATTTAGAGATTATGGCTAAGAATTGGCTAAAAATAGGGATTATGACTGTTTTAATCAGTGTTTGGTCATTATCTCTGGCCACTGCTGTTTGGAGCGTGGATCTCACCTCGCCGATGCTTCTGGGTTTCCTCGCTCAGGGGAATGCCATTACCGACCCCAATGCAATTCTGCGCTACGCTCTACCAATTGAAAATCCCACTGTTCGTAAGATTCAGGCTTCTTTGGAGGATATTGCCTATCAATTGCGGAGTAAACGTTGGTCAGCGATCGCCAAAGATATCAAGGATGCCAATTATGAGTTAAATTTACGGTCAGCTAAAATTTTGGTCTCGATCCCAGCAGACCGTCACAACCAGGCCGAAGTGTTACTGGCGAGTATTAAGGATCAGGTCGGGCAATTACAGGAGGCTGTCGCGGCTAAAGATAAAGAGCAGGTAGCCAAATTACGAGATGTCGCCCTGGAGGAAATTGGTAACTTGGAAATGCTCATGGTACAGGGCTTTCCCTACGAAGTCCCGGCGGATTATGTCAACCTCCCTCAATTGAAGGGTCGAGCCACCGTCGCAATGGAAACCACTCAAGGCCCCCTAACCATTATTGTGGATGGTTATAGTGCGCCAGTCAGTGGCGGGAATTTTATTGATTTAGTTCAACGAGGCTTTTATGATGGCCTCCCCTTTATCCAAACAGAAGATAATTTTGTCGTTCAAACCGGTGATCCTGATGGCCCAGAGGTGGGCTTTATTGATCCCCAAACGAAAGCCTATCGGGCTATTCCTCTAGAAGTGTTAGTGAAAAGCGAACCCCTACCCATTTATGAAATGACCTTAGAAGACGCGGGTTTATATTTACCAGAATTAGCTCTACCCTTTAATGCCTTTGGTGCAGTCGCTCTGGCTCGCCCTGATCAAGATCCCAATGGGGGTTCATCCCAGTTCTTTTTCTTCAAATTTGATAGTGAATTAACGCCTCCTGGATTTAACCTCATGGATGGTCGTTATTCTGTTTTTGGTTATGTGGTTAAAGGCAAGGAAACATTAGAGAAATTGTCAGAAAAAGACAAGGTTATTTCCGCCAAAGTGATCGCTGGATCGGAAAACTTAGTTCAACCTCAAGCTTAA
- the efp gene encoding elongation factor P, which yields MISSNDFRSGVTIVLDGSVWRVIEFLHVKPGKGSAFVRTKLKNAQTGNVIEKTFRAGESVPQANIEKLTMQHTYKDGDQFVFMDVETFEEARLDAKQIGDRVKFLKEEMEVNILFWDGKVLDVELPTSVILEITDTDPGVKGDTATGGTKPAIVETGAQVMVPLFISIGERIKVDTRDGSYLGRE from the coding sequence ATGATTTCGAGCAATGATTTTCGGAGTGGTGTAACAATCGTACTAGATGGCTCAGTTTGGCGGGTCATCGAGTTCCTACACGTCAAACCCGGTAAAGGCTCAGCCTTTGTCCGCACCAAACTCAAAAATGCCCAAACTGGGAACGTTATTGAAAAAACTTTCCGAGCAGGGGAGAGCGTTCCCCAGGCCAATATTGAAAAATTAACCATGCAACATACCTATAAAGATGGGGATCAATTCGTCTTTATGGATGTGGAAACCTTTGAAGAAGCCCGTCTTGATGCCAAGCAGATTGGTGATCGCGTTAAATTTCTCAAAGAAGAGATGGAAGTCAATATTTTATTCTGGGACGGTAAAGTTCTAGATGTGGAGCTACCCACCTCCGTTATCCTGGAAATAACCGATACTGATCCAGGGGTTAAAGGGGATACGGCCACAGGTGGTACAAAACCCGCGATCGTCGAAACTGGTGCTCAGGTCATGGTTCCGCTTTTCATCTCCATTGGTGAACGGATTAAAGTTGATACCAGAGATGGTTCTTACCTCGGTCGTGAATAG